The genomic region ATTTCTCCCTGGTTTTTTCCTACATGTTCCATAATATCGATCTCACCAGCTTCAGGGTACTTTACGTCTTTGAAGTTTGAACCTAGCATCCAAATTGCAGGCCAGGATCCGGCAGACTTTGGTAAACTCGCACGAACATCTATTCTACCATATTTAAAATCAAACTTTCCCGAGGTGTGAATACTACCAGAAGTGTAGTTGGTTTCCGGTGTGTTGATGCGATAATCTTTTATCGCAGGATCGTAATCAGGATTTTCAAAATACTCGTTCCTGGCGGTTATAATTAATTTACCGTTTTTAACGCGTACATTTTTTTTTCTTGAAGTGTAATATTGTGCCTCCAGATTTCTAATGAATCCGGTTTCATAACTCCATTTTGTAGGATCTGGTTTTCCCGAATGATCAAATTCATCCTGCCAGACCAGTTTCATTTGTTGGGCATTCATCATAAAACCTGTAAAAAATAGAATAGTAGTAGCGGTTAATTGTAGCCTTCTAAAACTTCGAATTCTGAGAAAGCATCCCATTGGCCCAGGCAAGAGCTTCAGATTTATTATCAAACATCTCGAAAGGAATTGTTGCAAATTGTTTTTCAAAATTAGCAGTAAGGGCACCATCATTTTCACGTAGTACAATTGCGATCCCAATTAAAGATTTTCTTTGAATTAGATCTATATAGATAACAGGATTAACGTTGTACTTGTTCTTCCTATTGCTTATATATACCCATTTTCTATCTCCAAAGTGATCGTAGAAGATTTTCCTCATTTCTTCGATCTGTTCCTTATCAAGAACCTGGTCTTCCTTAATCGTAGAAATCACATATTGTTCATGTAGTTCAAGATCAGCATACGTGAGGTTAAGTCTTCTTACCTGGTGTGTCATAGTATGAAGGTAGTAATTATTCGAAGAAACTAAAAACGCTACTTCCGTACTTTCTCTGATGACTATAATGGGGAAATTGACTTAGATCTGTGTGTTTAGAGTGTTCAATGATCAATGCACCATCCTCGTTTAACAGGTCACGATAAAAGATGATTTCAGCGATCTTTCCAAATTGATCTGTAGTAAAATCGTAAGGAGGGTCGGCAAAAATTAGATCAGATCTTGTAGCTCCTTTTTCAAGATATTTATAAACATCACTTTTAATAGCTATTATTGAAAGCTCCAGTTCTTCAGAAGTCTTCTTTATAAATTTAACGCAGTCAATATGTGCATCTACAGCAGTAATATCTTTGGCGCCGCGGGAACCAAATTCAAATGCTAAATTCCCTGTTCCAGAAAATAGATCAAGTATTTTAAGTTCTGAAATATGATACTGGTTATTCAGAATATTAAATAGCGCTTCCTTAGCCATATCTGT from Christiangramia sp. OXR-203 harbors:
- a CDS encoding RsmD family RNA methyltransferase; the protein is MRIISGKHKGRRITAPSKLPVRPTTDMAKEALFNILNNQYHISELKILDLFSGTGNLAFEFGSRGAKDITAVDAHIDCVKFIKKTSEELELSIIAIKSDVYKYLEKGATRSDLIFADPPYDFTTDQFGKIAEIIFYRDLLNEDGALIIEHSKHTDLSQFPHYSHQRKYGSSVFSFFE